The following coding sequences are from one Rutidosis leptorrhynchoides isolate AG116_Rl617_1_P2 chromosome 11, CSIRO_AGI_Rlap_v1, whole genome shotgun sequence window:
- the LOC139875876 gene encoding uncharacterized protein — translation MFDQINRLEAIKNQALCDPKAKEKHVNNDELTENELKVKRDRLRDELQKYNLERDNLGVELQKASYGDMIACDNENQMMDSLLQLLPLLLISLAIKSMVVAQQPSLAMQFAPGKPHLPPKPLKVRCTSPSHPLCFGLWHSCPNECSSKCYVDCASCKPVCSCNIPGAVCQDPRFVGGDGVTFYFHGQKDQDFCLVSDPNLHINGHFIGKRNPKLTRDFTWVQSIGIMFDDHKLLVGAKKTSTWDNNEEHLFISFDDTPLSLDGKNWNYRNSSLFITRTSPSNGVAIEVTNSFRITAEVVPIGEEESRIHGYNITNEDCFAHLELGFKFYNLSDEVDGILGQTYRKNYVSKMKVSSKMPLLGDKPKYLTTGLFATDCAVSRFGRKNQTPVMGSAAVF, via the exons ATGTTTGACCAAATTAACCGGCTAGAGGCAATCAAGAATCAAGCGCTATGTGACCCGAAAGCAAAAGAAAAACATGTCAACAATGATGAGTTAACTGAGAATGAGCTTAAGGTAAAAAGGGATCGTCTTAGGGATGAGCTTCAAAAATATAATTTAGAAAGGGATAATCTTGGTGTTGAGCTTCAAAAA GCTTCCTACGGTGATATGATTGCATGTGACAATGAGAAT caaatGATGGACTCGTTGCTTCAACTGCTTCCATTGTTGCTCATCTCCTTGGCCATCAAATCTATGGTCGTTGCACAACAACCTTCACTAGCGATGCAGTTTGCACCTGGAAAACCACACTTACCACCGAAACCATTGAAAGTGAGATGTACGTCTCCTTCACACCCATTGTGCTTCGGTCTATGGCACAGTTGTCCAAATGAATGCTCATCAAAGTGCTATGTGGATTGTGCATCCTGCAAGCCCGTTTGca GTTGCAATATACCGGGAGCTGTATGTCAAGATCCAAGATTTGTAGGAGGAGATGGTGTCACATTCTACTTTCATGGCCAAAAAGATCAAGACTTTTGCTTAGTATCCGACCCCAACCTACACATCAATGGTCACTTTATCGGGAAAAGAAACCCTAAACTCACTCGTGACTTCACGTGGGTCCAATCTATCGGAATCATGTTTGATGACCATAAACTCCTTGTCGGTGCAAAGAAAACATCAACATGGGACAACAACGAAGAACATCTCTTCATATCATTTGACGATACCCCGTTATCACTCGATGGAAAAAATTGGAATTATCGAAATTCATCTCTATTTATTACTCGAACTAGCCCAAGTAATGGCGTAGCAATCGAAGTGACAAATAGTTTTAGAATCACGGCCGAGGTGGTCCCCATTGGTGAAGAGGAGTCAAGGATTCATGGTTATAATATCACAAATGAGGATTGTTTTGCACATTTGGAATTGGGGTTTAAGTTTTATAATCTAAGTGATGAAGTGGATGGTATTTTGGGACAAACTTATAGGAAAAATTATGTGAGTAAGATGAAGGTTAGTTCGAAGATGCCATTATTGGGTGATAAACCAAAGTACTTGACGACAGGTTTATTTGCTACTGATTGCGCAGTTTCCCGGTTTGGTCGAAAGAATCAGACACCTGTGATGGGTTCAGCTGCTGTGTTCTAA